In Rubrobacter radiotolerans DSM 5868, a genomic segment contains:
- a CDS encoding low molecular weight protein-tyrosine-phosphatase: MSEVRVLFVCMGNICRSPVAEGVFRKLVEEAGLGGRIRVDSAGTGAWHLGHEPDERAQRSVLSRGIDISDVRARRLVSEDLDRFDYVLTMDEYNLREVRALGDGKTVVRPFMDYHPDPEVTEVPDPYYGAEDGFAEVLDLVEAASERLLEEIRRERLFRGR; encoded by the coding sequence ATGTCTGAAGTCAGGGTGCTGTTCGTGTGCATGGGGAACATCTGCCGCTCGCCGGTGGCGGAGGGCGTGTTCCGGAAGCTCGTGGAGGAGGCGGGGCTCGGCGGGCGCATCCGCGTCGACTCGGCCGGTACGGGGGCCTGGCACCTCGGGCATGAGCCGGACGAACGGGCCCAGAGGAGCGTCCTTTCGCGCGGGATCGACATTAGCGACGTTCGGGCGCGGCGGCTCGTATCGGAGGACCTCGACCGCTTCGACTACGTGCTTACGATGGACGAGTACAACCTCCGGGAGGTGCGGGCGCTCGGGGATGGAAAGACCGTTGTGCGGCCCTTTATGGACTACCATCCCGACCCGGAGGTAACGGAGGTCCCGGACCCGTACTACGGGGCCGAGGACGGCTTTGCGGAGGTGCTCGACCTGGTGGAGGCCGCGTCCGAGAGGCTTCTTGAGGAGATCCGCCGGGAGCGCCTCTTCCGGGGGCGTTGA
- a CDS encoding 6-phosphofructokinase, producing the protein MAEVKRVGMLTGGGDAPGLNGVIRAVTMRCISEYGYEVVGLRRGWKALTAPEEDTLMPLGVEDVRYILQEGGTVLGSSRTNPYKNEGDAEKVVEQLREFGIDALVAIGGDDTLGVARRLHDDFGVQVIGCPKTIDNDLSATDTTFGYDTAVAIATDAIDRLRTTAKSHERILVVEIMGRHAGWITYGAGLASSANVTLIPEVEPDLDEVTAIFKKRAENGERWGLVAVSEGVTFSEDFVTQTAEKDEFGHVRLGGVAEGLAAELKERTGIDTRHVVLGHLQRGGTPTANDRILSTRYGYRAAEAVANGEWGKMVALRGDEIVTVSLAEATDETKTVPKETYEMLRSFFG; encoded by the coding sequence ATGGCCGAAGTAAAAAGGGTCGGGATGCTCACGGGCGGCGGCGACGCGCCGGGTCTTAACGGTGTGATCCGGGCCGTCACCATGCGCTGCATCAGCGAGTACGGCTACGAGGTCGTGGGCCTCAGGCGTGGCTGGAAGGCTCTGACCGCGCCGGAAGAGGATACCCTCATGCCGCTCGGCGTCGAGGACGTGCGCTACATCCTTCAGGAGGGCGGGACGGTGCTCGGCTCCTCGCGCACGAACCCCTACAAGAACGAGGGCGACGCCGAGAAGGTCGTCGAGCAGCTCCGGGAGTTCGGCATAGACGCGCTCGTGGCCATCGGCGGGGACGACACGCTCGGCGTGGCGAGAAGGCTCCACGATGACTTCGGGGTGCAGGTCATAGGCTGCCCGAAGACAATAGACAACGACCTCTCCGCAACCGACACGACCTTCGGCTACGATACCGCCGTCGCGATCGCAACCGACGCGATAGACAGGCTCCGCACGACGGCCAAGAGCCACGAGAGGATACTCGTCGTGGAGATCATGGGCCGGCACGCGGGGTGGATCACCTACGGAGCAGGTCTCGCCTCCTCGGCGAACGTTACCCTTATACCGGAGGTCGAGCCGGACCTGGACGAGGTGACGGCCATCTTCAAGAAGCGCGCCGAGAACGGCGAGCGGTGGGGCCTCGTCGCCGTCTCCGAGGGCGTTACCTTCTCCGAGGACTTTGTAACCCAGACAGCCGAGAAGGACGAGTTCGGCCACGTCCGCCTCGGGGGCGTCGCCGAGGGCCTCGCCGCCGAGCTAAAGGAGCGGACCGGCATAGACACCCGCCACGTCGTGCTCGGACACCTCCAGCGCGGAGGCACCCCGACGGCCAACGACCGCATCCTCTCGACCCGCTACGGCTACCGCGCCGCCGAGGCCGTCGCAAACGGCGAGTGGGGCAAGATGGTCGCCCTGCGCGGCGACGAGATCGTAACCGTCTCTCTTGCCGAGGCGACCGACGAGACAAAGACCGTTCCGAAGGAGACCTACGAGATGCTCCGGAGCTTCTTCGGCTAG
- a CDS encoding alanine/glycine:cation symporter family protein produces the protein MLESLVGSVNTIIWTYLLVGLLIGLGVYFTVRTGFVQFRMFGEMMRLILRSGGANGGVSSFGAFAVGTAARVGTGNLAGVALAIGIGGPGAIFWMWLIALIGSASAFVESTLAQVYKVREGSTFRGGPAYYMERALGQRWMGVLFAILITLCFGLIFSSVQSNTISLAFNEAYGINRLLLGLLITAAAGAIIFGGIQRIAWAATIIVPLLAIPYVLMALYVVVVNFTEIPGVLFLIVSDALGLRPALGGGFGAALLIGIQRGLFSNEAGMGSAPNAAATANVSHPVKQGLIQSLGVFVDTLVICSATAFIILFSGIYESGEADGIALTQQALSSHIGGWASAFIAFAVLTFAFSSIIANYYYGETNIQFITNNVSYIFYYRLAVLALVLFGSLAGIELVWALADLFMGSMALVNLIAIALLSPIALRVLKDYQGQRKRGADPTFDASKVPGIKNTEVWGSTEREVR, from the coding sequence TTGCTGGAGAGTCTTGTGGGTTCGGTGAACACGATCATCTGGACCTACCTGCTGGTCGGGCTTTTGATCGGCCTCGGGGTGTACTTCACCGTCAGGACGGGCTTTGTCCAGTTCAGGATGTTCGGGGAGATGATGCGCCTGATCCTCCGCTCCGGCGGCGCGAACGGCGGGGTCTCCTCCTTCGGGGCGTTTGCGGTCGGGACGGCGGCGAGAGTCGGGACGGGCAACCTCGCCGGGGTCGCGCTCGCGATCGGGATCGGCGGCCCGGGGGCGATCTTCTGGATGTGGCTTATCGCGCTTATCGGTTCGGCGTCGGCTTTTGTCGAGAGCACGCTCGCGCAGGTCTACAAGGTGCGGGAGGGCTCGACCTTCCGGGGAGGTCCGGCGTACTACATGGAGCGCGCCCTCGGGCAGCGGTGGATGGGCGTGCTGTTCGCCATCCTTATAACGCTGTGCTTCGGGCTTATCTTCTCCTCGGTCCAGTCGAACACGATCTCCCTCGCCTTCAACGAGGCGTACGGCATCAACCGGCTCCTCCTCGGCCTCCTTATAACCGCCGCTGCGGGCGCGATCATCTTCGGCGGCATCCAGCGCATCGCCTGGGCCGCGACGATCATCGTCCCGCTGCTCGCCATCCCCTACGTCCTTATGGCGCTCTACGTCGTCGTCGTGAACTTCACCGAGATCCCCGGCGTGCTCTTCCTTATCGTCTCGGACGCTCTGGGGCTTCGGCCCGCGCTCGGGGGCGGCTTCGGGGCGGCGCTCCTGATCGGCATCCAGCGCGGCCTCTTCTCGAACGAGGCCGGCATGGGCAGCGCCCCGAACGCCGCCGCGACCGCGAACGTCTCCCACCCGGTGAAGCAGGGCCTCATCCAGTCGCTCGGGGTCTTTGTGGATACGCTTGTGATCTGCTCCGCAACCGCCTTCATAATCCTCTTCTCCGGCATCTACGAATCGGGCGAGGCCGACGGCATCGCGCTCACCCAGCAGGCGCTCTCGTCGCACATCGGGGGCTGGGCCTCGGCGTTTATCGCGTTCGCGGTCCTCACGTTCGCGTTCTCCTCGATCATCGCCAACTACTACTACGGCGAGACGAACATCCAGTTCATAACCAACAATGTCAGCTACATCTTCTACTACCGCCTCGCCGTTCTCGCCCTCGTGCTCTTCGGCTCTCTGGCGGGCATCGAGCTCGTCTGGGCGCTCGCCGACCTGTTCATGGGCTCTATGGCGCTCGTAAACCTGATCGCCATAGCCCTCCTCTCCCCCATCGCCCTGCGCGTGCTCAAGGACTACCAGGGCCAGCGAAAGCGCGGCGCCGACCCGACCTTCGACGCCTCCAAGGTCCCGGGCATCAAGAACACCGAGGTCTGGGGCTCGACCGAAAGAGAGGTCCGCTAG
- a CDS encoding alpha/beta fold hydrolase, translated as MPERSVRTETLEVAYLERGEANPKVAVLVHGFPDCARTWDAVAERLVSRGYRTFAPYLRGYGETRFLDERKMRSGQIAALGGDLIDFIEALNLRDIALVGHDWGARAAYVAAALVPERLASLTALAVGYGTNTPDQRLSLPQVRQYWYQWFLNTEGGKRELHTDRRGFCRYLWRLWSPGWRFTEEEFDATAPAFDNPDFVEVSVHSYRHRWANAPSDPAYDELEERLAGPPPIPVPTTVLMGKDDGATLPELSEDKERFFTGGYRREVLPGVGHFIPREAPEQVVEAVLSPPGSSPPETSG; from the coding sequence GTGCCGGAGAGGTCCGTCCGGACCGAGACCCTGGAAGTCGCCTACCTGGAGCGCGGCGAGGCGAACCCGAAGGTCGCCGTGCTCGTCCACGGCTTCCCCGACTGCGCCAGAACCTGGGACGCCGTCGCAGAACGGCTCGTCTCCCGCGGCTACCGGACCTTTGCCCCCTACCTGCGCGGCTACGGCGAAACGCGCTTCCTCGACGAACGGAAGATGCGCAGCGGCCAGATAGCGGCGCTCGGAGGGGACCTCATAGACTTCATCGAAGCCCTCAACCTCCGGGACATCGCCCTCGTCGGCCACGACTGGGGCGCGCGGGCCGCCTACGTCGCGGCGGCACTCGTCCCGGAGCGTCTGGCCTCCCTCACCGCCCTCGCCGTCGGCTACGGCACGAACACCCCCGACCAGCGGCTCTCGCTGCCGCAGGTTCGCCAGTACTGGTACCAGTGGTTCCTCAACACCGAGGGGGGAAAGCGCGAGCTACACACGGACCGCCGCGGCTTCTGCCGCTACCTCTGGCGGCTCTGGTCCCCCGGCTGGCGCTTCACCGAAGAGGAGTTCGACGCTACCGCCCCCGCCTTCGACAACCCTGACTTTGTAGAGGTCAGCGTCCACTCCTACCGCCACCGCTGGGCCAACGCCCCATCCGACCCGGCCTACGACGAGCTGGAGGAGAGGCTCGCCGGACCGCCGCCTATCCCCGTTCCCACGACCGTCCTCATGGGCAAAGACGACGGCGCGACGTTACCCGAGCTCTCCGAAGACAAGGAGCGTTTCTTTACCGGCGGCTACCGGCGCGAGGTGCTGCCCGGCGTCGGGCACTTCATCCCGCGCGAGGCCCCGGAACAGGTCGTCGAGGCCGTTCTCTCGCCACCGGGGTCCTCCCCGCCGGAGACGTCCGGCTGA
- a CDS encoding isocitrate/isopropylmalate family dehydrogenase, producing MESSERETRTIVVAEGDQTGQELLEEALRILDPSVTGIDVDFVRYDLSLENRRKTQNAVVHEAAEAMREHGYGYKAATITPEKAGDVGSPNAILRKGINGTVIVRTGRRIPGINPLPGVHAPISVVRMAVDDAYGAEEWREGEDLDEVAYRTEKISRRVCRGVAEFAFIHARRMRAKVFGGPKWTVSPTYEGMLKEEMDRAAKNNRDVRYDPQLIDATYALLLSTYGEPLVIPTLNRDGDCLSDMVMQMFGSIAGAESLLISLDEDENPETVMAEAPHGTAPSLEGKNIANPLAMILAGAALFNYFDDEEASRASRAIYEATFETILNGSRTADLGGSTTTSEFVDDVIKTLKTKLEVWSALA from the coding sequence ATGGAGAGTTCGGAGCGCGAGACAAGAACGATAGTTGTAGCCGAGGGCGACCAGACGGGACAGGAGCTTCTGGAAGAGGCGCTACGAATCCTCGACCCGTCCGTAACCGGCATAGACGTCGACTTCGTGCGTTACGACCTCTCCCTGGAGAACCGGCGCAAGACGCAGAATGCCGTTGTCCACGAGGCCGCCGAGGCGATGAGGGAGCATGGGTACGGCTACAAGGCGGCGACGATCACCCCCGAGAAGGCCGGTGACGTCGGCTCCCCGAACGCCATCCTCAGGAAGGGCATAAACGGGACCGTGATCGTCCGCACCGGACGGCGCATCCCGGGCATCAACCCCCTGCCGGGCGTGCATGCCCCGATCTCGGTTGTCCGGATGGCCGTGGACGACGCCTACGGGGCCGAGGAGTGGCGCGAGGGCGAGGACCTCGACGAGGTAGCTTACCGGACGGAGAAGATAAGCCGGAGGGTCTGCCGGGGCGTCGCGGAGTTCGCCTTTATCCACGCCCGGCGCATGCGGGCGAAGGTCTTCGGCGGGCCGAAGTGGACCGTCTCCCCGACCTACGAGGGGATGCTCAAGGAGGAGATGGACCGCGCCGCCAAAAACAACCGCGACGTCCGCTATGATCCCCAGCTTATAGACGCGACCTACGCGCTCCTTCTCTCGACCTACGGCGAGCCGCTCGTAATACCCACGCTCAACCGCGACGGCGACTGCCTCTCGGACATGGTGATGCAGATGTTCGGCTCCATCGCCGGAGCGGAGTCGCTGCTTATCTCGCTCGATGAGGACGAGAACCCGGAGACGGTCATGGCCGAGGCCCCGCACGGGACCGCGCCGTCGCTTGAGGGGAAAAACATAGCCAACCCGCTGGCCATGATCCTCGCCGGAGCCGCGCTCTTCAACTACTTCGACGACGAGGAGGCGAGCCGGGCCTCGCGCGCGATCTACGAGGCGACCTTCGAGACGATCCTCAACGGCAGCCGCACCGCCGACCTCGGCGGCTCTACAACGACGAGCGAGTTCGTAGACGACGTAATAAAGACGCTCAAGACCAAGCTCGAGGTCTGGAGCGCCCTTGCCTAG
- a CDS encoding LysR family transcriptional regulator, with protein sequence MLYRQMECFLAVARLGNLSRAAEEMFLTQPTLTARLKSLEEEVGDQLFVRTSRGMRLTDAGREFMPYAERAVESFREGKRRLREMREGSGGRLVLGASPGVGTYALPGLLERFVGAYPKVSVSVRTGHSEEILAMTLTEEVQLGLTRSMRHPEIESLPLYDDELVLVVDPGHRFTHKGSAELSELAEEQLIFYDNDSSYYEQTQEMFRNAGLRELRTMEVDNIEAAKRMVEHRLGIAFLPQSAILRSVTAGNLSMVSVEDVPPMSRQMVALKRRDVPASGPVAAFLELANQMAETETREQLSPALAAEFESLQLIDLFT encoded by the coding sequence ATGCTGTACAGGCAGATGGAGTGTTTTCTTGCGGTGGCGAGGCTCGGGAACCTGAGCCGGGCGGCGGAGGAGATGTTCCTGACGCAGCCGACGCTGACGGCGCGTTTGAAGTCTCTTGAGGAGGAGGTTGGGGACCAGCTCTTTGTGAGGACGAGCCGGGGGATGCGTCTGACGGACGCGGGGAGGGAGTTCATGCCCTACGCCGAGCGGGCGGTCGAGAGCTTCAGAGAGGGCAAGCGGCGCCTCAGGGAGATGCGCGAAGGCTCGGGAGGACGGCTTGTTCTCGGGGCGTCGCCGGGGGTCGGGACTTATGCGCTTCCGGGGCTTTTGGAGCGGTTCGTGGGGGCGTATCCGAAGGTGTCGGTCTCCGTGAGGACGGGACACTCGGAGGAGATCCTCGCGATGACCCTTACGGAGGAGGTGCAGCTCGGGCTCACGCGTTCGATGCGCCACCCCGAGATAGAGAGCCTCCCGCTCTACGACGACGAGCTCGTGCTCGTCGTGGACCCGGGGCACCGCTTCACGCACAAGGGCTCGGCGGAGCTCTCGGAGCTCGCCGAGGAGCAGCTCATCTTCTACGACAACGACTCCAGCTACTACGAGCAGACCCAGGAGATGTTCCGCAACGCAGGTCTCAGGGAGCTCAGGACAATGGAGGTCGACAACATCGAGGCCGCAAAGCGGATGGTCGAGCACCGGCTCGGGATCGCCTTCTTGCCCCAGTCGGCGATCCTCCGGAGCGTAACGGCCGGGAACCTCTCGATGGTGAGCGTCGAGGACGTCCCGCCGATGAGCCGCCAGATGGTCGCCCTGAAGAGGCGCGACGTCCCGGCGAGCGGCCCCGTCGCCGCGTTTCTGGAGCTCGCCAACCAGATGGCCGAGACCGAGACCCGCGAGCAGCTCTCCCCCGCCTTGGCCGCCGAGTTCGAGAGCCTCCAGCTTATAGACCTCTTCACCTAG
- a CDS encoding GrpB family protein, whose product MTEESVEFFGAPLGEPVRLIPYDASWPQEFEQHRKRLADALGAVALRIEHIGSTSVPGLPAKPVIDILVSVPDLKDEDAYRPSLEDLGLPLCVRTPERRFFRVRDGGRDVHVHVVVRGGEEERRHLLFPAYLRAFPERRKAYARLKEELAEEFRIDRTRYTEKKAPFIEETVRLAEAAGLEVG is encoded by the coding sequence GTGACTGAAGAGAGCGTCGAGTTCTTTGGAGCGCCGCTCGGCGAGCCGGTCCGCCTCATCCCCTACGATGCTTCGTGGCCGCAAGAGTTCGAGCAGCACCGAAAGAGGCTCGCGGACGCGCTCGGAGCGGTCGCGCTCCGGATAGAGCACATCGGCTCGACGAGCGTACCGGGGCTCCCGGCGAAGCCCGTAATAGACATCCTTGTAAGCGTCCCGGACCTCAAAGACGAAGACGCCTACCGCCCCTCCCTCGAAGACCTCGGCTTGCCGCTGTGCGTCCGGACGCCCGAACGCCGCTTCTTCCGGGTTCGGGATGGCGGGCGGGACGTACACGTCCACGTCGTGGTTCGCGGCGGCGAGGAGGAGCGGCGGCACCTGCTCTTCCCGGCGTACCTGAGGGCTTTCCCGGAGCGCAGGAAAGCCTACGCGCGGCTGAAGGAAGAGCTGGCCGAAGAGTTCCGGATTGACCGGACGCGCTACACGGAGAAGAAGGCTCCGTTCATAGAAGAGACGGTCCGGCTTGCGGAGGCCGCGGGACTCGAAGTCGGTTAG
- a CDS encoding preprotein translocase subunit YajC, which translates to MDPVGVAQVANPILQTVFIVVIGLGYYFSIRETRKMGRATNEMVREMREVRTTGGRPLVTVSEDYESLPSLNLVVQNIGSGPARNISFEFSSPIASSDGFVLSELPIFREGITDLAPSAKIVGYWDRLGNLLPMIEAGRLQREVSVTVRYEDLLGTVYHHTWAIAPWRYEGLRNVDYGGMSDLVSAVQRLAEQQRIANEGVADTEDRKGREGRA; encoded by the coding sequence ATGGACCCGGTAGGCGTGGCGCAGGTCGCGAACCCCATCTTGCAGACGGTGTTTATCGTGGTGATCGGGCTCGGGTACTATTTCTCGATCCGCGAGACGCGCAAGATGGGTCGAGCGACAAACGAGATGGTCCGGGAGATGCGCGAGGTCCGCACCACGGGCGGGAGGCCGCTCGTCACCGTCTCGGAGGACTACGAGAGCCTGCCGAGCCTGAACCTCGTCGTGCAGAACATCGGCTCGGGACCGGCGCGCAACATCTCCTTTGAGTTCTCCTCGCCCATCGCCAGCTCCGACGGGTTCGTGCTCTCGGAGTTGCCGATCTTCCGCGAGGGCATAACAGACCTCGCCCCGAGCGCGAAGATCGTCGGCTACTGGGACCGGCTCGGAAACCTCCTGCCGATGATCGAGGCGGGGAGGCTCCAGCGGGAGGTCTCCGTGACGGTCCGCTACGAGGACCTGCTCGGGACGGTCTACCACCACACCTGGGCCATCGCTCCTTGGCGCTACGAGGGCCTGAGGAACGTGGACTACGGCGGCATGAGCGACCTCGTCTCCGCCGTGCAGCGCCTCGCCGAGCAGCAGCGCATAGCGAACGAGGGCGTCGCCGACACGGAGGACCGGAAGGGACGTGAGGGACGTGCATGA
- a CDS encoding cupin domain-containing protein, with product MDAESAIPPGKRDLPGARVLGSRDGEIFGAPETVRDRFMVGGEESGGGFSLVEHLMPPRTLAAPLHRHTREDEYSYVLEGRVGAFLGGEEVFGEAGDLIFKPRDQWHTFWNAGDSPARILEIISPGGFESAFREMHALGEDLTLEKMAEIGARYGVEVDFEGTMPMVERHGLSFF from the coding sequence ATGGACGCGGAAAGCGCCATCCCGCCGGGAAAGAGGGATCTGCCGGGAGCGCGGGTGCTCGGTTCGCGGGACGGCGAGATATTCGGCGCGCCCGAGACCGTCCGGGACCGGTTCATGGTCGGCGGAGAGGAGTCCGGCGGCGGGTTCTCGCTCGTCGAGCACCTCATGCCTCCGCGCACGCTTGCCGCGCCGCTGCACCGCCATACCCGCGAGGACGAGTACAGCTACGTCCTCGAAGGCCGGGTAGGCGCGTTTCTCGGCGGAGAAGAGGTCTTTGGGGAGGCCGGGGACCTTATCTTCAAGCCCCGGGATCAGTGGCACACGTTCTGGAACGCGGGCGACTCTCCGGCGCGGATACTGGAGATCATCTCCCCCGGCGGCTTTGAGAGCGCCTTCCGCGAGATGCACGCGCTCGGGGAGGACCTTACCCTGGAGAAGATGGCGGAGATCGGAGCGCGGTACGGTGTGGAGGTGGACTTCGAAGGCACGATGCCGATGGTCGAGCGACACGGACTGAGCTTCTTCTGA
- a CDS encoding fructosamine kinase family protein, with protein MRDVHDRLLADEVEARFGTRIASSRPLHGGMIGEVLRLDLDDGTRLVAKLDREGSANLEREGYMLGYLRERSNLPVPEVFYSSGELLLMEFVEGESAFSRAAERHAAELLAELHSVEADAFGLERDTLIGSLHQPNPPSASWLEFFRDNRLLYLADVAHEAGRLPAELRKRVEALSGKLDGLVEEPERPALIHGDVWSQNVLARGDRVTAFIDPAIYNAHPEMELAYISLFNSFGEEFFRRYGELRPLPDEFFTERRHLYALYPLLVHVYFFGGGYVGAVERTLARFGV; from the coding sequence GTGAGGGACGTGCATGATCGCCTGCTCGCAGATGAGGTAGAGGCCCGCTTCGGGACGCGAATAGCCTCTTCGAGACCGCTTCACGGGGGCATGATCGGCGAGGTCCTCCGCCTCGACCTCGATGACGGGACGCGCCTCGTGGCGAAGCTCGACCGCGAGGGGTCGGCGAACCTGGAGCGCGAGGGCTACATGCTCGGCTACCTGCGCGAGAGGTCGAACCTCCCTGTCCCGGAGGTCTTCTACAGCTCCGGGGAGCTTCTTCTCATGGAGTTCGTCGAGGGTGAGAGCGCGTTCTCGCGCGCCGCCGAGCGGCACGCCGCCGAGCTTCTCGCCGAGCTTCACTCCGTTGAGGCGGACGCTTTCGGGCTCGAGCGGGACACGCTCATAGGCTCGCTCCACCAGCCGAACCCGCCCTCGGCGAGCTGGCTGGAGTTCTTTCGCGACAACAGGCTCCTCTACCTCGCGGACGTCGCCCACGAGGCCGGACGGCTGCCCGCGGAGCTTAGGAAGAGGGTCGAGGCGCTCTCAGGAAAGCTCGACGGCCTCGTCGAGGAGCCCGAGCGTCCCGCGCTCATCCACGGCGACGTCTGGAGCCAGAACGTGCTTGCCAGAGGCGACCGGGTAACGGCGTTTATAGACCCCGCGATCTACAACGCCCACCCGGAGATGGAGCTCGCCTACATCTCGCTCTTCAACTCCTTCGGAGAGGAGTTCTTCCGGCGCTACGGGGAGCTTCGCCCGCTACCCGACGAGTTCTTTACGGAGCGGCGACACCTCTACGCCCTCTACCCGCTGCTCGTCCACGTCTACTTCTTCGGCGGCGGCTACGTCGGGGCGGTCGAGCGGACCCTCGCGCGCTTCGGGGTGTGA